A portion of the Thermodesulfobacteriota bacterium genome contains these proteins:
- a CDS encoding polysaccharide deacetylase family protein: protein MFKKAVILFFLIGAGLVVLVVLTSGAFSGDNVPYSILPPGGLSPADVPQFVVFGFDDNGYSGIDGSGGSGGMKWALDLFNDRINPGSDAGRGTYDKEPCRASFYLVGSYGDSAALEDMDLVRQMWRRARMEGHEIGSHSYSHGDRLKFDVSEKDWADEIEKCNQILKTIFASDPDTSSGGWDNHPAPGGGDIHGFRTPFLAYTDATFKALKGKGFLYDCSIEDGWQKEQNASGFCWPYTLDNGSPGDKLIMHLPGVKRYQPIGSYPGLWELPLHPVMVPPDGECARYGIPPGLRNKINGQYTWFDESQNKVPGVDYNLFFHCKLTREEALAVLEYTFDQHYQGNRAPFCLGVHSDIYSSKYPLNHVPTDYRDRQWVLEEFIDYILNRPEVRIVPAGRVIDWCRNPRPIHATGKTGATETRRKNDSFRRSAPGA, encoded by the coding sequence ATGTTTAAAAAAGCAGTCATATTATTTTTTTTGATCGGCGCGGGACTGGTTGTCCTGGTTGTTCTCACCTCCGGCGCATTCTCCGGCGACAACGTTCCTTATTCAATTCTTCCTCCCGGCGGGTTGAGTCCGGCCGACGTCCCCCAGTTTGTGGTTTTCGGTTTCGATGATAACGGTTATTCCGGTATTGATGGTTCCGGCGGTTCCGGCGGGATGAAATGGGCCTTGGATCTTTTCAATGACAGGATAAATCCCGGCAGTGATGCCGGCCGGGGGACATACGACAAAGAGCCCTGCCGGGCCAGTTTTTACCTGGTCGGATCCTATGGGGATTCCGCGGCACTCGAGGACATGGACCTGGTCCGGCAGATGTGGCGCCGGGCCCGGATGGAAGGTCATGAGATCGGGAGTCATAGTTACAGTCACGGGGACCGGCTGAAATTCGACGTCAGTGAAAAAGACTGGGCCGATGAAATTGAAAAATGCAATCAGATACTGAAAACGATCTTTGCTTCCGATCCGGATACGTCCTCCGGTGGATGGGATAATCACCCCGCGCCCGGCGGCGGGGATATTCACGGATTCCGCACCCCGTTCCTCGCCTATACCGACGCGACATTCAAGGCGCTCAAGGGAAAGGGGTTTCTTTATGATTGCAGCATCGAAGACGGTTGGCAGAAAGAGCAGAACGCATCCGGGTTCTGCTGGCCTTATACGCTTGATAACGGCAGCCCGGGAGATAAACTGATCATGCATTTGCCGGGCGTAAAAAGATACCAGCCCATCGGTTCATATCCCGGCCTGTGGGAACTTCCTCTGCATCCGGTCATGGTCCCGCCGGATGGCGAATGCGCCCGATACGGTATTCCACCAGGGTTGCGAAATAAGATCAATGGACAGTATACCTGGTTTGACGAATCTCAGAACAAGGTGCCGGGGGTTGACTACAATCTTTTTTTTCATTGCAAGCTGACTCGGGAGGAAGCCCTGGCGGTACTGGAGTATACCTTTGACCAGCATTACCAGGGCAACCGGGCGCCGTTCTGCCTGGGGGTTCATAGCGATATTTATTCCAGCAAATATCCGCTGAACCATGTGCCCACGGATTACCGGGACCGCCAGTGGGTCCTGGAGGAGTTCATCGATTATATACTCAACAGACCCGAGGTCCGGATCGTCCCCGCCGGCCGGGTCATTGACTGGTGCCGCAATCCCCGGCCGATTCATGCCACGGGCAAAACCGGAGCAACGGAAACAAGACGGAAAAACGACTCGTTCAGGCGTTCCGCTCCAGGGGCGTGA
- a CDS encoding glycosyltransferase family 2 protein, producing MKLSIVVPLYNEERLIVEVLSKLMTVNYPEFIHSHEILIVDDCSDDNSYETVLTCIRGISHIKLLRHDVNKGKGAAVRTGLQAADGDLFIIQDADLELTPCDIPVMLRTLKDRNASFVNGSRYLPGIERPPSARGRMFFNKLFTWITARLTRSTITDMACGYKLFTRELYQKLNLREDRFAFETELIIKGLRLHPQGLVEVPVHYYPRNHRQGKKLKASDGLVIFRAIIRYGLLKKD from the coding sequence ATGAAGTTGAGTATCGTAGTGCCTCTATATAATGAGGAAAGACTCATTGTTGAAGTTCTCTCCAAGCTGATGACGGTCAATTATCCCGAATTCATCCATTCCCATGAAATTTTAATCGTGGACGACTGCTCTGACGATAACTCCTATGAAACGGTCCTCACCTGCATCCGCGGAATTTCTCATATAAAGCTATTGCGTCACGATGTCAACAAAGGAAAGGGCGCGGCGGTCCGGACCGGACTCCAGGCCGCCGACGGAGACCTGTTCATCATCCAGGACGCTGACCTGGAACTCACCCCCTGCGACATTCCCGTAATGCTTCGGACACTGAAGGATCGCAACGCGTCATTTGTAAATGGTTCCAGGTATTTGCCTGGGATAGAGCGGCCGCCGTCAGCCAGAGGCAGGATGTTTTTCAACAAGCTTTTTACCTGGATTACCGCCCGCCTGACCCGTTCGACCATCACCGACATGGCCTGCGGTTATAAGCTGTTTACCCGGGAGCTCTACCAAAAGCTCAACCTGAGAGAAGACCGTTTTGCCTTTGAAACCGAATTAATCATCAAGGGGTTGCGCCTTCACCCCCAGGGCCTGGTGGAAGTACCGGTTCATTATTATCCCCGGAACCACCGGCAGGGGAAAAAGCTGAAAGCCAGCGACGGACTGGTCATTTTCCGGGCCATCATCCGATACGGCCTGTTGAAGAAAGATTAA